GAGCGCATGCCGTGGGCGCGAATGGCGTTAACGGCGGCGCGCAGGCTTTCATAAGCGGTGGCACTGAGATTAGACAAGGCGCGATCCCTCCCCATCCACCAGAGAATCGCTGGTGATAAGGCCGTCCATAACCCGCACCACCCGCTGGCAGTGGTTGGCGATGTCCTGCTCGTGGGTCACGATCACAATGGTCTGGCCCTCGCCATGCAGCTCGTCAAAGAGCGCCATGATGTCGCGGGTGGTTTGCGAGTCGAGGTTGCCGGTAGGTTCGTCGGCCAGCAAAATGGCGGGCCGGGTCACCAGGGCCCTGGCAATGGCTACCCGCTGGCGCTGGCCGCCGGATAACTGATTGGGGCGGTGCTTGGCTTTGTCGCCAAGGCCCACCTTGTTGAGGGCGTCCATGGCCTTTTGGTGGCGCTCTTTAAGGCTAAGGCCCCGGTACACCAGCGGCTGGGCCACGTTATCTAAGGCACTGGCCCGGGGTAGCAGGTTAAAGCTTTGAAAGATAAAACCTATCTGCTGGTTTCGCACCTGGGCCAGGCGGCTTTGCGGCAGCCCGGCTACGTCTTCGCCCCCCAGCCAATACTGGCCGCCGGAGGGAATGTCCAGGCAGCCAAGGATATTAAGCAACGTCGATTTACCCGAGCCTGACGGGCCGATAATGGCCAGGTAGTCGTTCTGGCGCACCGCCATGTCGATGCCCTTTAAGGCCCAGAACAATTCGCCGGCCATATCGAAGGCCTTGGTAATGCCTTCGAGACGAATGACATCAGTCATGGGCGACTATCCTGTCGCCGTCCTTGAGGCTGCGAAGGGCACGGGCCGGGCCTTTGACCACCTTATCGCCGGCCTTAAGGCCGCTGGCTATCATCTGCTGGGTATCGTCAGATAGCCCCAGGGTAACGGCCTGGCGATGGGCGACACCGTCTTTGTCCAGCATCACGAAGGGCTTGTCGTTGTCGTCGTAACGCACCGCTTCAATGGGCACCAACAGGGCGTTGTCGGCGGTTTCGGTGTAAATCTCGGCGCGGCAGCTCATGCCCGGGCGAATGGCCTTGCCTTTGAGGTCACTCAGCAAAATCTTCACGGTAAAGCTCATGCCCTGGCGGCCCACGGCCTGGCGAGCGGTGGTGGCGATAGACTCGACTTTGCCGGTAAGCGGGGTGTCGGGGAAGGCCACGGCAAAGATATCGGCGCTCTGGCCGACTTTCACCCCGGCGATATCGGCTTCGTCCACTTCCACCTCGGTGAGGATGGCGGAGGTGTCGGCCAGGGTCATCAAGCTGGAGCCCACGATGTTGGTGGTGCCGGGGATAACGGTTTCCCCTTCCTTGATGTCCACCGCCGTCACCACCCCGTTCATGGGGGCGTAGAAGCGGGTCTTGGCCAGCAATTCCTTGACCCGGTTAAGGTCGGCCTCGGCTTGCTTGAGGGCCTGCTCGCGGGTTTGCAGGTCAATCTCGGCAAGGGTGAGGTCGGATTTGGCGGTCTCAAAGGAATCGGTGTCTAACAGGCCCTTGGCGTGCAGCGCCACCTTGCGGGCTACTTGGGCGCGCAGGGTTTGCAGGTAGCTTTTTTGGCGCTCGATGGCGATACGGCTCTGGCTGACATAGGCGCTTTGGGCGTCTACCTGGGCCTGGTAGGTTTGGGGGTCGAGCTGAATAAGTAGCTGGCCTTTTTTAACGGTATCGCCTTCTTCAACGTACACGTGCTGCACCATGGCCGAGACTTCCGAGCGCAGCTGCACCTGTTCGCGATAGGCAAGCTTGCCTGAGGCCAGCACCGAGCGTTTAAGCTCGCCGATGGTGGCGCTTGCCACATCCGCCTTGATGCCGGCCGGGCCGGAGTTGACCTTGATAACCACAAGCAGGCCCAGCACCACCAAGATGCCCAGGCCAATCAGGATACGACGCATCGGCTCAGCCTTTGGTAAAGAAGATAATAGCGGCCCAAGCGCCGTACACCACCACGTAGGGCAGGGTGGCTATCACCCAGGCCCGGGTTTTGTCGATGCGGGTCCAAAGGGTAATGCCAAGGGCCGACAGGAAGACGCCCCAAAAGGTAAAGAGGGTCAGGGTATTGGCCAAGTTGGCCCAGGGGTCGGTAGGCTCAAGGCTTAACAGCGCATTGAGGGAAAATAGGTTGGCATCGGCAAGGGTTGGCAACGGCGTGGAGATGGCCACCACCAAAAACGACACCAGCGACGAGAGCAGCTCCGGGGCGCGGGCCCAAACCGCCAGGGCAAACCAGTCACCAAAGCCATGGGTGTTTTCGTCATCCACCTTGGTGGCGAACATCAGGTAAAGGCCGTGCAGGCAAAAAATCACCAAAGAGCCCACCAGCACGGTGAGGCAGGTGGTAACCAACAGGGTGTGGGGCGTTAAAAACGCTTCGGCATTTTGGCGCTCGGCCGGGCTTTTGTCGGCCAGGGGTGCCATGAACTGTTCTTTGATGCTGTCAAAGTCGTGGCCCAGGAAATAAAAGGCAAAAAAGGCGATGGGCAAGCCGACATACAAAAGGAAGGGGAGGAAGGTCCAGTATTTGCTATGGTTGACGCCGTTAAGAGCGCGGCTTGGCGATACGCAAATATCAATGATGGCCGAAAATGGCGACGAACTTTGCATGAAAGACCCCTTGTTGTTTTTTGGCCGAGTTCAGGCCGTAAATTTCCACCTGTGGCAAGTTTCCCGGCAGGCTGCAAGTGGTGTCAAGGGCGCGTTTGGCATGTTTACTTTTTGTAACAAACTGGATTGTATGGAAATTAAGCGCTGGTAGATGATAGGGAAAAAGCACAGGGGAGTTGCGATGATCAAAGTGACGGGGTTGGCCAAACGTTTCGGGGTGGCGGATCCGAAAAAACTGACCGAAGAAGAAAAAGCCGATCCGCGTTATAAGGGGCGTTTTTTCCACTCGGTGCTCAATGTCGGTTTTGAATGTGAACAAGGCCAGGTGCTGGGGCTGCTGGGCCCCAATGGCGCCGGTAAAACCACCACCTTGCGGATGCTGAGCTCCGCCCTTAAGCCCGACGCTGGCAGCATTGAAGTGGGCGGTATCGACGTGGTGAAAGATCCGGCCAGCGCCCGTAAGAAAATCGGTTTTTTATCTGCCAGCACCGGCCTTTACGGGCGCCTCAGCGCCCAGGAGAACGTCGCCTATTTTGGCAAGATGCACGGCCTTGGCCCCGAGCTTTTGGCCGAGCGTATGGAAACGCTCTTTAGCCTTTTAGACATGAAACCCTTTTTGCACCGCCGCGCCGACCAGATGTCGTCTGGCATGAAGCAGCGCACCTCCATTGCTCGGGCGCTGGTGCATAACCCCAGCGTGGTTATTCTCGACGAGCCCACCACCGGGCTCGATATCATGGCCACCGAAACGGTACTGGCGGTGGTGCGGCATTTAAAGGAAACCGGGGTGCCGGTGATTTTCTCCACCCACCATTTGGACGAAGTCTCTGCCCTTTGCGACAGGGTGGTGGTGATCGACAAAGGCCAAACCGTTTTTAACGACAGTTTCAGCGCCTTTGCCCAAGACCAGGGTGATTTACGCCAGGCGCTGCTGGCACTGGTGAAAAAGGATGCCGCCTGATGTGGACACTGTATAAAAAAGAATTGCTGGAACTGGTGCGGGACAAAAAGACCCTTTTCTTTGCCATCGCCATGCCGCTGCTGATTTTTCCGCTGCTGTTTGGCGGTATCGGCATTATTACTGCCAAGCAAATGCAAAAGGCCGAATCGGAAGAATTAAAGGTGGCCATTACCCGGCCGCTGCCGATGGTGACCGACGCCATCCGTAACGCCAGCCACCTGCAACTGGTGACCGACGCCCCCCTTGGCGACATCAGCGCCGTTATTCGTAGCGGCAAGGTGGATGTGGTTATCAAGGTGCCAGGCGACTTTGACGGCAAGGCGCTAAAGCAAAGCCAGTGGCAGGTCTATTTTAACGATGCCTCGGCGCTCGGGGCGGTGATGAGCCGTATCGGCACCGCTCTGGAGCCGGTAGAGAACCGCCTTCGCCAGCAATACAGCGACGCGGCCGGTATCGACGAAACAGTGCGCCTGGCCCTTGGTGAGCCCATTGATTTGCAAAAGGTATCGGTGGCGGATAAACGTGAGTCCATAGGTGAGCGCATCGGCGGCTTCTTGCCCTACATCCTCTTTTTTACCTGCCTGATGGGGGCCATGATGCCGGCCATCGACTTGGGCGCCGGTGAAAAAGAGCGGGGCACCCTGGAAACCTTGTTGCTCTCGCCGGTGCCGCGCACCCAACTGGTGCTGGGTAAATTTCTGGTGGTGTTTACCACCGCCGTGCTGGCGTCATTGCTCTCGGTGTTCAGTTTTGGCTTTTGGGGCATGCTTATCGGCCAGCATTTCGCGGTAGACGCCATCATCAAGGTGTTTGCCACCATCGGCGTGCGCGACATGCTGTTGGTGCTGTTAATGCTGGTGCCCATCGCCGCCATTTTCGCCTCGGCCATGTTGTCGCTGTCGGTCTATGCCCGCAGCTATAAAGAGGCCCAAAACTACATGGGCATGCTTAATATTCCCCTTATCATGCCCATTGTGCTGGCCATGCTGCCGGGTATCAGCCTCGATGCCCAGTGGGCGCTGGTGCCCATCACCAACGTGGCGCTGGCCATCAAGGAGATCTTAAAAGGCACCGTCGATTACGGCCTGCTGGGGCTTATTCTGCTCTCCACTGCGGTGATAGCGGCGCTGCTGATAAGCTTTTGCGTCTATTGTTTTCGGCAAGAAAAGGTACTGTTTCGCTGACAAAAAGGGCGCCTGCGGCGCCCTTTTTTATGGCCTTAACCTTGCGTGGCTTGGTTGAAACCTGATGCCAGCTCCAAATCAAGCCTGCCACACCCATCATCCATGCTGATGTATCAATGTGAATTGGCAGCAGCGCCGTTTTTGGCCGGTGAGGGCTTTTGGCCTAGTTTATCGAGGGCGGCCTTTTGGGATTCGAGATTGAATTTGTCCACCAGCGCCTGCATTTGCAGATCGAGATTTTCCTGGGTGAGGCTACGTACCTGGTGGAGCTGAATAAGGTTAAAGGCGACGGAGGCAATAAAGAGCAGCGCGATAACCACCATGGCATCAAGGTGCAGGGTAAATTTTCGTTTGAGCATAATGGCGCTTGGCAAGCTGACGTGGGCACACCTTAGCAACGTCCCAAGGCGCTGCCAACAAGGTTAATAAAAAGCCCGGCGAGCCGGGCTTTTTTCAGCGAAAACTCTGGGCCAACAAGGCGGCAATAAGCAGCGGGCACACCCATTTGACGTACCAGCGCCAGAACCGCAAGACGCCGCTCGTGGCAAGGGTTGAAGAGCCTTCGGCCAGGGCCTCAAGGCAGCGGTGGCGGTGCCACACCCAGCCGGTAAAGACGCACAGCAGCAGCCCCACAAAGGGTTGCAGGTACTGGGTGGAGACGCTTATCACCAACCCGAACAAGCGGTCGAACTGCCAGAGGATAGCCAGTGCCAGCAGGCTCACGCCGGCGCCGATAAGCCAGGTAGCCTGGGCGCGGCTAAGGCGGGTTTCTTCGGCCACAAAGCTGACCGGCAGCTCCAGAA
This sequence is a window from Gallaecimonas pentaromativorans. Protein-coding genes within it:
- a CDS encoding ABC transporter permease, whose protein sequence is MWTLYKKELLELVRDKKTLFFAIAMPLLIFPLLFGGIGIITAKQMQKAESEELKVAITRPLPMVTDAIRNASHLQLVTDAPLGDISAVIRSGKVDVVIKVPGDFDGKALKQSQWQVYFNDASALGAVMSRIGTALEPVENRLRQQYSDAAGIDETVRLALGEPIDLQKVSVADKRESIGERIGGFLPYILFFTCLMGAMMPAIDLGAGEKERGTLETLLLSPVPRTQLVLGKFLVVFTTAVLASLLSVFSFGFWGMLIGQHFAVDAIIKVFATIGVRDMLLVLLMLVPIAAIFASAMLSLSVYARSYKEAQNYMGMLNIPLIMPIVLAMLPGISLDAQWALVPITNVALAIKEILKGTVDYGLLGLILLSTAVIAALLISFCVYCFRQEKVLFR
- a CDS encoding ABC transporter ATP-binding protein, with product MTDVIRLEGITKAFDMAGELFWALKGIDMAVRQNDYLAIIGPSGSGKSTLLNILGCLDIPSGGQYWLGGEDVAGLPQSRLAQVRNQQIGFIFQSFNLLPRASALDNVAQPLVYRGLSLKERHQKAMDALNKVGLGDKAKHRPNQLSGGQRQRVAIARALVTRPAILLADEPTGNLDSQTTRDIMALFDELHGEGQTIVIVTHEQDIANHCQRVVRVMDGLITSDSLVDGEGSRLV
- a CDS encoding ATP-binding cassette domain-containing protein, which encodes MIKVTGLAKRFGVADPKKLTEEEKADPRYKGRFFHSVLNVGFECEQGQVLGLLGPNGAGKTTTLRMLSSALKPDAGSIEVGGIDVVKDPASARKKIGFLSASTGLYGRLSAQENVAYFGKMHGLGPELLAERMETLFSLLDMKPFLHRRADQMSSGMKQRTSIARALVHNPSVVILDEPTTGLDIMATETVLAVVRHLKETGVPVIFSTHHLDEVSALCDRVVVIDKGQTVFNDSFSAFAQDQGDLRQALLALVKKDAA
- a CDS encoding YIP1 family protein, producing MQSSSPFSAIIDICVSPSRALNGVNHSKYWTFLPFLLYVGLPIAFFAFYFLGHDFDSIKEQFMAPLADKSPAERQNAEAFLTPHTLLVTTCLTVLVGSLVIFCLHGLYLMFATKVDDENTHGFGDWFALAVWARAPELLSSLVSFLVVAISTPLPTLADANLFSLNALLSLEPTDPWANLANTLTLFTFWGVFLSALGITLWTRIDKTRAWVIATLPYVVVYGAWAAIIFFTKG
- a CDS encoding efflux RND transporter periplasmic adaptor subunit; the encoded protein is MRRILIGLGILVVLGLLVVIKVNSGPAGIKADVASATIGELKRSVLASGKLAYREQVQLRSEVSAMVQHVYVEEGDTVKKGQLLIQLDPQTYQAQVDAQSAYVSQSRIAIERQKSYLQTLRAQVARKVALHAKGLLDTDSFETAKSDLTLAEIDLQTREQALKQAEADLNRVKELLAKTRFYAPMNGVVTAVDIKEGETVIPGTTNIVGSSLMTLADTSAILTEVEVDEADIAGVKVGQSADIFAVAFPDTPLTGKVESIATTARQAVGRQGMSFTVKILLSDLKGKAIRPGMSCRAEIYTETADNALLVPIEAVRYDDNDKPFVMLDKDGVAHRQAVTLGLSDDTQQMIASGLKAGDKVVKGPARALRSLKDGDRIVAHD